A region from the Onthophagus taurus isolate NC chromosome 8, IU_Otau_3.0, whole genome shotgun sequence genome encodes:
- the LOC139431335 gene encoding uncharacterized protein codes for METDDVPTAEEDTNTLVNSMASVYLPYEDQPPSQGLERLAEDARKGNWNLVIGCDSDAHSTAWGSADDNGRGKSRLEFIFSSNLDILNRFSEPTFITAKGQSVIDITLASMGISSSIHNWTVSDNVSMSDHRWITFDLGTIKIGKNLKRNPRKTDVDAFRSMLTGSLSDIGWRKPTESFEVDEYVNTVSDSLIKAYKKACPLRSKAVSGRATIWWCPVLGKLK; via the coding sequence ATGGAAACAGATGATGTTCCAACCGCTGAGGAAGATACGAACACTCTCGTCAACTCGATGGCATCAGTTTACCTCCCGTATGAGGACCAACCTCCATCGCAAGGATTGGAAAGGCTGGCCGAGGACGCAAGGAAAGGTAACTGGAATCTTGTCATCGGATGTGACTCTGATGCACATTCAACTGCCTGGGGCAGCGCTGATGATAATGGAAGAGGTAAGTCCCGTCTTGAATTCATTTTTAGCAGTAATTTAGATATACTTAATCGATTCTCTGAGCCGACCTTTATAACCGCTAAAGGTCAATCAGTTATTGACATCACACTCGCTTCGATGGGTATCTCGTCCTCGATCCATAATTGGACGGTTTCTGACAATGTTTCAATGTCGGACCATAGATGGATCACTTTCGATCTTGGTACCATAAAGATTGGAAAGAACTTAAAGCGTAACCCCAGAAAGACGGATGTGGACGCGTTCAGATCTATGCTAACTGGAAGTTTGAGCGACATTGGTTGGCGTAAGCCAACTGAAAGCTTTGAAGTTGATGAGTATGTAAATACTGTTAGTGATTCCTTAATCAAAGCTTATAAAAAAGCCTGTCCCCTCCGATCAAAGGCCGTCTCTGGGCGTGCTACCATTTGGTGGTGTCCTGTGCTCGGCAAACTCAAATAG